The Synergistaceae bacterium genome contains a region encoding:
- a CDS encoding NAD-dependent deacylase, translating into MEKNGSGNQNSKKQNLKKLVVLTGAGISAESGLRTFRDSDGLWEEHNVMDVASIEGWYRDPKLVTEFYNARRRQLGDVKPNRAHIVLAELEKDFDVRIVTQNVDDLHERAGSTQVIHLHGELTKIRSTRDESKIIDIGYGDLTPGRTDETGAPMRPHIVWFGEAVPLIAEADRLVREADLFAVIGTSLVVYPAAGLVGSLRPDVPAFLVDPGDVEMRLPSNFTVIKEKAGTGVEKMREKLAAYMVR; encoded by the coding sequence ATGGAAAAAAACGGCTCGGGCAATCAGAACTCAAAAAAGCAGAATTTAAAAAAACTCGTGGTTTTGACGGGAGCGGGCATCAGCGCGGAAAGCGGGCTCAGAACCTTCCGTGACAGCGACGGCCTCTGGGAGGAGCACAACGTGATGGACGTGGCCAGCATCGAGGGCTGGTACAGAGATCCGAAGCTGGTGACCGAGTTCTACAACGCCCGGAGGCGTCAGCTCGGGGATGTGAAACCCAATCGGGCGCATATCGTACTGGCGGAGCTGGAAAAGGATTTCGACGTGCGGATCGTGACGCAGAACGTGGACGACCTTCACGAGCGGGCGGGGAGCACTCAGGTGATTCACCTGCACGGAGAGCTCACAAAAATCCGCAGCACCCGGGACGAATCGAAAATCATCGACATCGGCTACGGAGATCTGACGCCGGGCCGGACGGACGAGACAGGAGCGCCGATGCGTCCCCACATCGTCTGGTTCGGAGAGGCCGTCCCCCTCATCGCCGAGGCGGACCGGCTGGTGAGAGAAGCCGATCTTTTCGCCGTTATCGGGACCTCCCTGGTGGTCTATCCGGCAGCGGGCCTTGTGGGTTCCCTTCGCCCCGACGTCCCCGCCTTTCTGGTCGACCCCGGAGACGTGGAAATGCGCCTTCCGTCCAATTTTACCGTGATAAAAGAAAAAGCGGGAACCGGAGTCGAGAAGATGCGCGAGAAACTGGCGGCTTATATGGTAAGATAA
- the lepB gene encoding signal peptidase I, with product MATEVVKPWWRETLETILWALALAWIIRTFVVQAFWIPSGSMVPTLEVGDRVLVAKFWNWFTTPSRGSIYVFKYPEDRSRDFIKRIIAIPGDTVDIRDGVVYVNNAPVSEPYVKNKDHYTMRPNKFYPEVPFVVPEDMYFALGDNRPNSQDGRYWGYIPVKDIYGPAFFRYWPLLRIGFPR from the coding sequence TTGGCGACAGAAGTTGTAAAGCCCTGGTGGAGAGAGACGCTGGAGACCATTCTTTGGGCTCTGGCTCTGGCATGGATCATACGAACCTTTGTTGTTCAGGCTTTCTGGATTCCCAGCGGGTCCATGGTGCCGACGCTCGAGGTGGGAGACAGAGTGCTGGTGGCAAAGTTCTGGAACTGGTTCACCACGCCGTCACGGGGCAGTATTTACGTTTTTAAATATCCGGAGGATCGATCCCGGGATTTCATCAAGCGCATCATCGCCATTCCGGGCGACACGGTGGATATTCGAGACGGAGTCGTATACGTCAACAACGCTCCTGTCAGCGAACCCTATGTGAAGAACAAAGACCACTACACCATGCGTCCGAACAAATTTTATCCCGAGGTTCCTTTTGTGGTTCCGGAGGATATGTACTTCGCGCTGGGCGACAATCGCCCCAACTCTCAGGACGGTCGTTACTGGGGATACATCCCCGTGAAGGACATTTACGGTCCCGCCTTTTTCCGGTACTGGCCTCTCCTGCGTATCGGTTTTCCCCGTTGA
- a CDS encoding 50S ribosome-binding GTPase — translation MGRTVWYPGHMARGDRKLRELAEKLDLIIEVRDARAPFSTSSPLIASLSRLKPVAVILSKKDLASPERTRVWMETLTEEKKDTWAFDLRRDSLGALRRILARMKPRHRELRLAVVGIPNVGKSMFLNMLVGKSCARVGGIPGITRDVSWYKGGDFLVVDSPGILDPHSEPGVHRVLAWLGCSKAEVLGGFEVTALELIRFLRERDLWSIVAAHWGLETPEEPDELTLDRVGRRLGCLVSGGAVNRELAGRRLVDAFSAGKLGPMTLELPGESLWIPGTGDS, via the coding sequence TTGGGCAGAACCGTCTGGTATCCCGGGCACATGGCCCGGGGCGACCGTAAACTTCGTGAACTGGCCGAAAAACTGGATCTCATCATTGAGGTGCGCGATGCCCGCGCGCCTTTTTCCACGTCTTCGCCCCTCATCGCCTCCCTGTCCCGCCTGAAACCCGTGGCGGTGATTCTCTCTAAAAAGGACCTGGCTTCCCCCGAACGCACCCGCGTATGGATGGAAACCCTTACGGAGGAGAAAAAAGACACCTGGGCCTTCGATTTGCGCAGGGACAGCCTGGGAGCGCTTCGCCGGATTCTCGCCCGAATGAAGCCCCGGCACCGGGAACTTCGCCTGGCCGTGGTGGGCATTCCCAACGTGGGGAAATCCATGTTTCTGAACATGCTCGTGGGGAAATCCTGCGCCCGGGTCGGCGGAATTCCCGGCATCACACGGGACGTAAGCTGGTACAAAGGCGGCGATTTTCTCGTCGTGGACTCCCCCGGCATCCTCGACCCCCATTCGGAGCCCGGCGTGCATCGCGTGCTCGCCTGGCTGGGCTGCAGCAAAGCCGAGGTTCTGGGAGGTTTCGAAGTCACCGCTCTGGAGCTGATCCGCTTTTTGAGGGAACGGGACCTCTGGAGCATCGTGGCCGCTCACTGGGGACTGGAAACACCCGAAGAACCCGACGAGCTGACGCTGGATCGGGTGGGGCGTCGTCTGGGCTGCCTGGTGTCGGGAGGAGCCGTCAACAGAGAACTGGCGGGACGGCGTCTGGTGGATGCCTTTTCCGCCGGAAAGCTGGGCCCCATGACTCTGGAGCTTCCCGGTGAGTCGCTGTGGATTCCCGGAACCGGCGACAGCTGA
- a CDS encoding ribonuclease HII: MDSRNRRQLNFLETLKSFEGVLAGTDEAGRGPLAGPVVAAAVVLTKKQEETLLNLGLDDSKRLSPKKREALFLAMNDLKVLWRAQAESVRTIDRINISAASLRAMGRSLQKLPLPVDLAVIDGLLEIPDLPIRQQTLVAADALVPAVSAASVVAKVLRDRVMMALDRLYPEYGFAKHKGYPTEVHRRAVRTFGLSPVHRVTFCKKLIP; encoded by the coding sequence GTGGATTCCCGGAACCGGCGACAGCTGAATTTCCTGGAGACCCTCAAAAGTTTTGAAGGGGTTCTCGCCGGAACGGACGAGGCCGGACGAGGACCGCTGGCCGGCCCTGTGGTGGCCGCCGCCGTGGTTTTGACGAAAAAGCAGGAGGAGACGCTTCTGAACCTGGGGCTCGACGACTCCAAACGCCTGTCCCCCAAAAAACGGGAGGCCCTTTTTCTCGCCATGAACGATCTGAAGGTCCTCTGGCGGGCCCAGGCCGAAAGCGTACGCACCATCGACCGAATCAACATCTCCGCCGCATCTCTTCGCGCCATGGGCCGCAGCCTCCAAAAACTCCCCCTGCCCGTGGATTTGGCGGTGATCGACGGATTGCTGGAAATTCCGGACCTTCCCATCAGGCAACAGACTCTCGTGGCGGCGGACGCGCTGGTTCCGGCGGTTTCTGCGGCTTCTGTCGTTGCCAAGGTCCTGAGGGATCGTGTTATGATGGCTTTGGATCGGCTTTATCCCGAATACGGATTCGCGAAGCACAAGGGCTATCCCACGGAGGTTCATCGCCGGGCGGTACGAACCTTCGGACTTTCTCCCGTCCATCGCGTTACGTTTTGTAAAAAGCTGATTCCGTAA
- a CDS encoding EscU/YscU/HrcU family type III secretion system export apparatus switch protein, which yields MEDNQNFSKSTNSKSPDSRSPQRDGAVALKYDQKHDTAPVVTASGEGFIARRIVEVAQAANVPIVKDAALVSALLSLELGQEVPVELYDAVARVLAWIYKLDKGAEA from the coding sequence ATGGAAGATAATCAGAATTTCTCGAAATCAACAAATTCAAAATCACCAGATTCCAGATCGCCGCAGCGGGACGGGGCCGTGGCCCTCAAATACGATCAGAAGCACGATACGGCTCCCGTAGTGACCGCGTCGGGAGAGGGGTTCATCGCGCGCCGCATCGTTGAAGTGGCTCAGGCCGCCAACGTCCCCATCGTCAAAGACGCGGCGCTGGTTTCGGCTCTCCTTTCTCTGGAGCTGGGGCAGGAGGTTCCCGTGGAGCTCTACGACGCCGTGGCGCGGGTCCTTGCCTGGATCTACAAACTGGACAAAGGCGCCGAAGCGTGA
- a CDS encoding YraN family protein, with protein MRALHLELGKRAENFAAAHVEKLGWQILSRNFTCRRGELDIVALDKQEKELVVLEVRYRTIGQMQSPADSIGPKKLRSLVAAGRVYVEDAKWTGPWRIDLLGITASPHEPENRWTLEHIRDITGGNFPV; from the coding sequence GTGAGGGCGCTTCACCTGGAGCTGGGGAAACGGGCGGAAAATTTTGCGGCCGCTCACGTCGAAAAGCTGGGCTGGCAGATTTTATCCCGCAATTTCACCTGCCGGAGGGGAGAACTGGACATTGTCGCGCTGGATAAACAGGAAAAAGAGCTGGTGGTCCTCGAAGTTCGATACCGCACAATCGGACAGATGCAGTCTCCCGCGGATTCCATCGGACCCAAAAAGCTGCGCTCCCTGGTGGCCGCCGGCCGCGTTTACGTGGAGGACGCCAAATGGACGGGCCCCTGGCGCATCGACCTCCTGGGGATCACCGCTTCCCCTCACGAACCTGAAAATCGCTGGACACTGGAACACATCCGGGATATTACCGGAGGAAACTTTCCCGTCTGA